The Epinephelus lanceolatus isolate andai-2023 chromosome 16, ASM4190304v1, whole genome shotgun sequence nucleotide sequence GAATTCTGAAAACCTGCTGGGCCGGGCTGGGGCTCCACCCCCTCGAGCCAGGGCTGGGCCCGGGCCCAGATAATAGGCCCGTGCAGGGCACTACcctgaatattgttttaaggccatatcacccaccctTAAAAGGCATACTCATTCACTGCAGAGTTGTGTACatggctctggtctactggcaatgggaaaggagtctattgcctattttttgtgtgttttttttttttttttggttttgtttttttatgtttaaaaaatcaGCATAAACACACTGATTTTGGTGGATAAAGGGTATAACtgcccctctccctctctctgcaggCAATATCCATTCCTGCGTGGAGGAGGAGTATCTTTGGGACTGTAAACAGTTGGGGGCGTACTCCCCCATCGTCCTCCTCAACACTctgctcttcttctgctgcaAGTACTTAGGCTTCACCACGGTGGAGCAGCTCCGCCAGCTGTCCTTCACCCACATCAAGCACTGCACCAGAACCGACCAGAACAACACAGAGACCAACTTCCTGCGCTTTTGTCCCCCTACATCCATAAACAAAGCAGAGTCAGGTACCAGTGTGGctgatggtcaaagtgaagGACCtggttgttgtgttgttgtaatATTGATTTAACATTTTAAGATATTTCTTACATTTAACTTATTCcaatttgatcattttattCAGGACATTTTGTTCAGGTGGTGTTTATGAAGTCACATAGTTTTGTCTAAAAATATCTCTTTGGCACTTTTTGAGCATTTAAGCATTAAGTGATTAAAGCAGGAATGTGAAAAATCAGCTACATGCACGTTTGTGTTATAATTCTCTCACAGacgttttgtgtgtgtgtgtgtgtgtgtggtcatttGTGTTGGTCAGATGCCGACGGCGTCCCAGCTAAGAAGCGTAAGAAAACTGAGAGTAAAGAGGGTGTCGTAGAGATGATGGAGAACACAGAGAACCCTCTCCGCTGTCCAGTCAGACTCTACGAATTTTACCTCTCCAAGTGGTTTGTagctttattttttatgcattttagttTAGTCATATTAATTGCCTCTTTGTCTACTGTATTTCTTTTCCTCTCATCTTAACTGCTGATGTGATGATAGGATTTAATGATCAGTGTGGGATTTTGAAGCCCGATAACGTTTTATTGTGATTTTGAAATGCTGTAATTTTTCacttagaaagaaaaaaaataagcgCACCCAGATATTTGTTGGAAAACAGTCCAGTCTTAGTTTTGATTTTACACCCTATCCAAATAAACTCCAGTATCTTCAGCAGCTTCACGTAGGTTTAATCATTCTCAAAGTTTGTACCTTACCACACAGAGTACATCCAAGAGTCTGTAAATTACTCATGAACTTGTTGTATATTATGTAAGCTGTCAGATTGTGACGTCTCTCCTGTTTCTACACACAGATGTGTCTTTGTCAGATTTTTACCACCTGTCAGTCTCATCTCATCGACCAACTCTACTTTCTGTTCTCTCTCCTTCCATCCAGCTCGGAGTCGGTGAGGCAGCGAACCGACTTGTTCTACCTCCGCCCAGATCGGTCTTGTGTTCCCAGCAGCTCTCTGTGGTTCTCCTCCACCCCTCTGGACGACAGCACCATGGAGGCCATGCTTGTACGAATCCTCGCTGTCCGAAAACTacgaggaggagatggaggggcTGCAGATCAGCAGACGCCAAGTGACACACCGTTTATACCGGATGAGGTGGATTCAGAAGGATGAACGGCTATCgtcattattttgttgtttttgaagAACTCTGTTTAAATTTTGAAAACTTAAGAGAAACACATTCTAtcaaacagaaatataaactacaaacatgactttTCTTGATGGGATCACCTGCAGGTTAGATTAAGATTAGTTAATACTGAAAGATCACATCCATGTTTTGTGATTGCTTTTATTTCTCTGCAGCCTGAAAAACTCTACCACCAGCCTTTATTTCAAACCATTTCAAATGTTTGGACATGGACTGTTACTGTTGCACAGTTTAGCTGCTGTTTAAGGAGTTTGGTTTCACAGAGATAGACTTTGACTGTGGCTTAGATCAAACTAAAAGTCTTCTGATAGATCTTGAAATTCATCTGTAGCACAAAGGCTCTGTAGTTCTTCATTAGGGCTAATATTCGTAATTAGTGTTTAATTTAAAGCTGAAAAACATGACTGACCAAGCGCCTGCATCAAACGGCTCTGCTCCCTTCACTCCAGCAGCTTTCTGTAAGCTTAGTGAATAGTCTCAGTCTGAGTTCTGAGCCATGTTAAAATATTTCTGTGAAACCAGCCTCTGATGTCTTTCAACTGTAAaaggtaaagaaagaaaaagtttacATTACCTGCTGATATATACTGTTTGTCCAGtctgtttgcctttttgagtTGGCTGAATGTTGATGCTTTCAGCTCTGACTtgatttttagttattttcattgttaatAAATAATAGTTGAAAAGTCATCCATTTGTTTTACCTTATTACTGTGCTTATCACCAAACCAAACTTTAAAGTTACAGAGAACTCAAAAAATGCGACAGTTTATAGATGAAAATagttttaatgcatttttacaGATGACCTGAGCTGTTGGAGCACAAATGGAAGAAGCTCAGTGAAAAGCTGGTTAATGCTGCACCTCGTCATACGCTGTCAAATCACCATCACAAAGCAGGACAAGCAATATacatagacacaaacacatgcgtCACTCAGGTGGTTGTAATCTGCATGACTGAGAGTCAGTCTTACTCTAAAGTAGAACCAACCATTGAAAGTCTTTGAAATGTTGCGCAAAAGAGAATGTGAAGGTACATCACAGTGACATGGTTGTCATCTTGTGAGGTAAGGGttctgttacctttgttaccaAATTGTTTGTACTCTGTCCAAACACAAGATAGTTtacaacatccaggtttgtaaGTGGAGGTGGTGCATTTGAGTCTGTAATCCATCTTTGGGCTGTTAGGTTATGTGGATCTGTGATTAGTTTGTCTAAATACCCTTGCCTGGACACTTAGCACGAACAGGTAGTACAGCACCAAGTGTTTTAGAGGTGCATACCCTACATCCTGTTCATTATTACCTGTACAAAACCAGCATTGCTCAACATTCTGCATCCTTCACTGAGCTTCTTTAACACTGAACTTACatttcagacacattttaaatgtccAGGATCTGCTGGTTTCTCACAGATACTTCTCTGAGGCTTTTTACAGGCTTTATCAAACCAAATGCGCAGGTCTTCAGCTCCTGCTTTCTCCCCCATCCTCACACAGTTCTCTCCAGCAGGATCTTCCCCTTTCCAGTTGTCTGGCTCCTCGCTGCTCCAAAAAGTCAAACTGAGTTATTTGAAACAGAGAGAATTACTTTAATAAAACTGGTAACTCTAGTAATGGAAATTGACAAGAAGTGTGTCAAACCTTGTGTTCAGCAGTGAGCCGTCTGCCCACAACCATGTTCCCTCTAACTTTGAATCTGTCAGTCCAATCCAGAACTTGTCCTCAGgaatgttcattttttttctcagtttcagcTCCAGGAAGGCCTGGACAGGAAAAATTGACAAAAAATGTCCATGTAACATCACATGACTTATTTGTGACAACAACTAACACGGAAACAAGGATTTGATCAAACAAGAGCCTGCAGCAGTGTGTTATACCTGTTCAGCTCTACTGTCTATCTTAACCAGGTCTCCCCCCGGATGTTGTcgacattttattttgctttcttCCCAGGTTGATTTATCGGTGGAGAAATAATAGCACTGTCCTCCATGTTGCTCCCAGCCTTCTTCACATTTTGGACATGAGCCGTCTTTGTTGGAGGCTTTGACGAGATCACAGCAAAGACTTCAGTCAGGTGCAACAAATAACTGTTTACATGCAATCTTGGAGCAGCAGGGACTTTGAAGTTCAGGAGTTTGAATCAGACAGAAGCAACAATCCTTCACTTactatttttttccccaggaGGTTGTGGGCTCATATGCTGCACCTTGTTGCATGACTTGACTCCACAGCATTTCTCTGTTATGAAAGAGGataaaaacatttcactttCATCAGTCATCCATCAAAAGTAGTCAgaattaaaatgtgttaaatcCAAAATGTGACATGTTTGAAAGTGACCTTGCAGCTGAAAAGGTTTACCTGTCAGATTTTTTATCACGGTGTCATGCTCATGCGTCAGCCTCTGGAGACGTTCCATGGTTTCaatgtttttgtaagctgatTGAAAAATGAATACACATGTAATTTATAGAGCTCATTTATCATAATCATTTCAAGATTAGTTGAGTGATATTATAAATGGAGAGCTCTACATAAAAACTGGTTTCCAAAAAAG carries:
- the illr4 gene encoding immune-related, lectin-like receptor 4 isoform X3; the encoded protein is MPEVDVLYSDVKFTRERRNAHGSQQLESNGRSKVTSERVALVILSALLTAAAIALGLTSYKNIETMERLQRLTHEHDTVIKNLTEKCCGVKSCNKVQHMSPQPPGEKNTSNKDGSCPKCEEGWEQHGGQCYYFSTDKSTWEESKIKCRQHPGGDLVKIDSRAEQAFLELKLRKKMNIPEDKFWIGLTDSKLEGTWLWADGSLLNTSLTFWSSEEPDNWKGEDPAGENCVRMGEKAGAEDLRIWFDKACKKPQRSICEKPADPGHLKCV
- the illr4 gene encoding immune-related, lectin-like receptor 4 isoform X2; this encodes MPEVDVLYSDVKFTRERRNAHETSSSPADTTYSEVKIVQTQPPTELPGSQQLESNGRSKVTSERVALVILSALLTAAAIALGLTSYKNIETMERLQRLTHEHDTVIKNLTEKCCGVKSCNKVQHMSPQPPGEKNTSNKDGSCPKCEEGWEQHGGQCYYFSTDKSTWEESKIKCRQHPGGDLVKIDSRAEQAFLELKLRKKMNIPEDKFWIGLTDSKLEGTWLWADGSLLNTSEEPDNWKGEDPAGENCVRMGEKAGAEDLRIWFDKACKKPQRSICEKPADPGHLKCV
- the illr4 gene encoding immune-related, lectin-like receptor 4 isoform X1, with protein sequence MPEVDVLYSDVKFTRERRNAHETSSSPADTTYSEVKIVQTQPPTELPGSQQLESNGRSKVTSERVALVILSALLTAAAIALGLTSYKNIETMERLQRLTHEHDTVIKNLTEKCCGVKSCNKVQHMSPQPPGEKNTSNKDGSCPKCEEGWEQHGGQCYYFSTDKSTWEESKIKCRQHPGGDLVKIDSRAEQAFLELKLRKKMNIPEDKFWIGLTDSKLEGTWLWADGSLLNTSLTFWSSEEPDNWKGEDPAGENCVRMGEKAGAEDLRIWFDKACKKPQRSICEKPADPGHLKCV